One genomic segment of Hordeum vulgare subsp. vulgare chromosome 2H, MorexV3_pseudomolecules_assembly, whole genome shotgun sequence includes these proteins:
- the LOC123431486 gene encoding probable WRKY transcription factor 75, with the protein MENYPILFGTQPSSSTSNSYHFVAGASSHHHGQAAGNNTGGGLFSASKQEEPSDGGGGDDGAGSSSQGGGGEADVVVVGKKKGEKRERRPRFAFQTRSQVDILDDGYRWRKYGQKAVKNNNFPRSYYRCTHQGCNVKKQVQRLSRDEGVVVTTYEGTHTHPIEKSNDNFEHILTQMQVYSGLNNVSQTFGNQHMFQ; encoded by the exons ATGGAGAATTATCCCATTCTGTTTGGGACGCAGCCCTCATCTTCCACCTCCAACTCATACCACTTCGTGGCAGGAGCGAGCAGCCATCACCATGGTCAAGCAGCTGGCAATAACACCGGCGGCGGCCTCTTCTCGGCGTCCAAGCAGGAGGAGCCCtccgacggtggtggtggcgatgATGGTGCAGGAAGCAGCtcgcagggcggcggcggcgaggccgacgtcgtcgtcgtcgggaagaagaaaggcgagaagagggagcggcggccacggtTCGCGTTCCAGACGCGCAGCCAGGTCGACATCCTCGACGACGGCTACCGGTGGAGGAAGTACGGGCAGAAGGCCGTCAAGAACAACAACTTCCCCAG GAGCTACTACCGGTGCACACATCAAGGATGCAACGTGAAGAAGCAGGTGCAGCGGCTATCGCGAGACGAAGGTGTGGTCGTAACGACATATGAGGGCACCCACACGCACCCAATTGAGAAGTCTAATGACAACTTTGAGCACATACTCACCCAGATGCAGGTCTATTCAGGCCTCAACAACGTCTCCCAAACCTTTGGCAACCAACACATGTTTCAATGA